A window from Streptomyces sp. NBC_00271 encodes these proteins:
- a CDS encoding aminotransferase class I/II-fold pyridoxal phosphate-dependent enzyme has translation MATQYGISGTTAKGIASSVERGVAEGALGPGAALPPVRRLADELGVSPGTVATAYKELRRRGIVVTRGRGGTVVAAAPSVASRRPPKVPDGLRDLAGGHPDPRLLPHLVPPSRLSPGARSHRSTPRLARLEDAVRDWLRPDGVPTEHVTFAHGALDLIGRLLSVELGPGDAVAMEDPGYHHLLDLVTALGLRTVPVAVDDQGMRPEALRDALRAGVRAVVCSPRAQNPYGGRFSAERRDALVAVLQEEPDVLVVENDHASAVADAPLHTLAAGGLARWVHVRTVSKFLGTDLRWATAACDPITLARHDGRMLLTSGWVSHLLQETVYGLMTDDDTRALVARAQDTYALRRNALRHQLAERGIPCHSVSGMNVWVPVRDESAVVNGLRSYGWWVAAGARFRLASAPGVRISVAELEPSDAVRLASDFAVVLGESEATYGG, from the coding sequence GTGGCAACACAATATGGGATCAGTGGTACGACGGCCAAGGGAATTGCCTCGTCCGTCGAACGAGGCGTGGCCGAAGGTGCGTTGGGGCCGGGGGCGGCGCTGCCTCCGGTGCGCAGACTCGCCGACGAGCTCGGGGTGAGCCCGGGGACGGTCGCGACGGCGTACAAGGAACTGCGGCGGCGCGGGATCGTCGTGACGCGCGGGCGGGGCGGGACCGTGGTCGCCGCGGCTCCCTCGGTGGCGTCGCGGCGACCACCGAAAGTGCCGGACGGACTGCGGGACCTGGCGGGTGGCCACCCCGACCCTCGGCTGCTTCCGCATCTGGTGCCGCCCTCGCGGCTCTCCCCCGGCGCGCGGTCGCACCGCAGCACGCCGCGTCTGGCCCGGTTGGAGGACGCCGTGCGCGACTGGCTGCGACCGGACGGCGTGCCGACGGAACACGTGACCTTCGCACACGGCGCGCTCGATCTGATCGGGCGACTGCTGTCGGTGGAGTTGGGTCCCGGTGACGCCGTCGCGATGGAAGACCCCGGCTATCACCATCTGCTGGACCTGGTCACGGCGCTGGGGCTGCGTACGGTCCCGGTCGCCGTGGACGACCAGGGGATGCGACCCGAGGCCTTGCGCGACGCACTACGGGCCGGCGTACGAGCGGTGGTGTGCAGTCCACGGGCGCAGAATCCGTACGGCGGTCGCTTCTCGGCGGAGCGCCGGGACGCTCTGGTCGCCGTACTCCAGGAGGAACCCGATGTGCTCGTGGTGGAGAACGACCATGCGTCCGCCGTCGCCGATGCGCCTCTTCATACTTTGGCCGCGGGCGGCCTTGCGCGCTGGGTGCACGTGCGGACCGTGAGCAAGTTCCTCGGGACGGACCTGCGGTGGGCGACTGCGGCCTGCGATCCGATCACGCTGGCCCGTCACGACGGCCGAATGCTGCTCACCTCCGGCTGGGTCAGTCACCTGCTCCAGGAGACGGTGTACGGGCTGATGACGGACGACGACACCCGCGCGCTGGTCGCCCGTGCGCAGGACACGTACGCGCTGCGGCGGAACGCACTGCGACACCAACTCGCGGAACGTGGGATCCCATGCCATTCCGTGAGCGGAATGAATGTCTGGGTACCGGTGCGCGACGAGTCGGCCGTCGTCAATGGGCTGCGGTCCTACGGGTGGTGGGTCGCGGCGGGTGCGCGGTTCAGGCTCGCTTCCGCGCCCGGTGTACGGATCTCGGTCGCGGAACTCGAACCCTCCGACGCGGTACGCCTGGCCTCGGACTTCGCTGTCGTGCTCGGCGAGTCCGAGGCCACCTACGGAGGTTGA
- a CDS encoding acetoacetate--CoA ligase: MSTANPSALWQPDPGRITQAQVTKFQAWAAEHHGAPSDGGYPALHSWSVRELDTFWKAVTEWFDVRFSTPYARVLGDRSMPGAEWFPGATLNYAEHALRAAGTRTDEPALLYVDETHEATPVSWSELRRQVGSLAAELRALGVRPGDRVSGYLPNIPQAVAALLATAAVGAVWTSCAPDFGARSVLDRFQQVEPVVLFTVDGYRYGGKEHDRRDVVAELRRELPTLRAVVHIPLLGTEAPEGALNWSELTSADVEPVFEEVPFDHPLWVLYSSGTTGLPKAIVQSQGGILVEHLKQLGLHCDLGPEDRFFWYTSTGWMMWNFLVSGLLTGTTIVLYDGSPGYPDTGAQWRIAERTGATLFGTSAAYVMACRKAGVHPSQDFDLTRVQCVATTGSPLPPDGFRWLHDEVRDDLWIASVSGGTDVCSCFAGAVPTLPVYIGELQAPGLGTDLQSWDPSGKLLIDEVGELVVTNPMPSMPIRFWNDPDGSRYHDSYFDTYPGVWRHGDWITVTSRGSVVIHGRSDSTLNRQGVRMGSADIYEAVERLPEIKESLVIGVEQPDGGYWMPLFVHLAPGAALDEALLNRIKQTIREQLSPRHVPDEVIEVPGVPHTLTGKRIEVPVKRLLQGAPLEKAVNVGSVDNVELLHFYEELARKRG; this comes from the coding sequence ATGTCCACCGCGAACCCCTCAGCGCTCTGGCAGCCCGACCCAGGGCGCATCACCCAGGCGCAGGTCACGAAGTTCCAGGCCTGGGCGGCCGAGCACCACGGAGCTCCTTCCGACGGCGGCTACCCGGCACTGCACAGCTGGTCGGTACGGGAACTGGACACGTTCTGGAAGGCCGTCACCGAGTGGTTCGACGTACGGTTTTCGACCCCCTACGCGCGCGTGCTCGGTGACCGCTCGATGCCCGGCGCCGAATGGTTCCCCGGGGCGACCCTGAACTACGCCGAGCACGCCCTGCGCGCGGCCGGGACCCGCACGGACGAACCAGCGCTCCTGTACGTCGACGAGACCCACGAGGCGACCCCGGTGAGCTGGTCCGAGCTGCGCCGTCAGGTCGGCTCCCTGGCCGCCGAGCTGCGCGCCCTCGGGGTACGCCCGGGAGACCGCGTCAGCGGCTATCTCCCGAACATTCCGCAGGCCGTGGCCGCCCTGCTCGCCACGGCCGCCGTAGGGGCCGTCTGGACGTCCTGCGCCCCCGATTTCGGCGCGCGCAGCGTCCTCGACCGCTTCCAGCAGGTCGAACCCGTCGTGCTCTTCACAGTCGACGGCTACCGCTACGGCGGCAAGGAGCACGACCGCCGGGACGTGGTCGCCGAGCTGCGCCGCGAACTGCCGACCCTGCGCGCCGTCGTCCACATCCCCCTGCTCGGCACCGAAGCCCCCGAAGGCGCCCTGAACTGGTCCGAGCTGACCTCGGCGGACGTGGAGCCCGTCTTCGAAGAGGTCCCTTTCGACCACCCTTTGTGGGTGCTCTACTCCTCCGGCACGACCGGCCTCCCCAAGGCCATCGTCCAGTCCCAGGGCGGCATCCTCGTCGAGCACCTCAAGCAACTGGGCCTGCACTGCGACCTCGGCCCCGAGGACCGCTTCTTCTGGTACACGTCCACCGGCTGGATGATGTGGAACTTCCTCGTCTCCGGCCTGCTCACGGGCACCACGATCGTCCTCTACGACGGCAGCCCCGGATACCCCGACACGGGTGCCCAGTGGCGCATCGCCGAACGCACGGGAGCGACCCTCTTCGGCACGTCCGCCGCGTATGTGATGGCGTGCCGCAAGGCGGGCGTCCACCCCTCCCAGGACTTCGACCTCACGCGTGTGCAGTGCGTCGCGACGACCGGCTCGCCCCTGCCGCCCGACGGCTTCCGCTGGCTGCACGACGAGGTCCGCGACGATCTGTGGATCGCCTCCGTGAGCGGGGGCACGGACGTGTGCTCCTGCTTCGCGGGAGCGGTGCCGACGCTTCCGGTGTACATCGGGGAACTCCAGGCGCCGGGCCTCGGCACCGACCTCCAGTCCTGGGACCCCAGCGGCAAGCTCCTGATCGACGAAGTCGGTGAGCTGGTGGTCACCAACCCGATGCCGTCCATGCCCATCCGCTTCTGGAACGATCCCGACGGCAGCCGCTACCACGACAGCTACTTCGACACGTATCCCGGAGTGTGGCGCCACGGTGACTGGATCACCGTCACCTCGCGCGGTTCCGTCGTCATCCACGGCCGCTCGGACTCGACGCTCAACCGCCAGGGCGTGCGCATGGGGTCGGCCGACATCTACGAAGCGGTCGAACGCCTCCCCGAGATCAAGGAGTCGCTCGTCATCGGTGTCGAACAGCCCGACGGCGGCTACTGGATGCCCCTCTTCGTCCACCTCGCCCCCGGAGCCGCGCTCGACGAGGCCCTCCTGAACCGCATCAAGCAGACCATCCGCGAACAGCTCTCGCCACGCCACGTCCCCGACGAGGTCATCGAGGTGCCCGGCGTCCCGCACACCCTCACGGGCAAACGCATCGAGGTTCCGGTCAAGCGCCTTCTCCAGGGAGCCCCTTTGGAGAAGGCGGTCAACGTCGGCTCCGTGGACAACGTCGAGTTGCTGCACTTCTACGAAGAGCTCGCCCGCAAGCGCGGCTGA
- a CDS encoding glycoside hydrolase family 31 protein, with amino-acid sequence MDGRDLVRSVKTVGSTGAAQGLRTVRAAWRRRRADAAGLPRRGAERARVPGPVEGAEPGPGGGIVRFARSELRITVAVNGAVFWGWDGAAPEPSYALAGRCPEPDPRAVLEPDKDGGWRVVAERVTVVVSRHGAVEVRTPGGVILRRDLPPRWWEPVDGGGARWMQRSEVAADARFFGLGGRAAGPRLRDGTYRLWNTDPGHTFAPGDDPLYITMPVQMVVSDAGTHLVFHDTSWDGTVHLREGEEGAGSGHDRAGTCELRMDGGPLRCWLMVGTPARVLHAWASLTGAPAVPPAWALGHHHARWGFGSEQEVRRIVAGYQERGLPLDAVHLDIDHYDAHQVFTVDRERFPKLPVLAEELRRDGIRLVSIVDPAVKSEPGNAVYDSGLAEDAFVRDGSGRLVRGVTWPGESVYPDFTHARVREWWGGLYEERLAQGFAGFWHDMNEPTSFTAFGESTLPRSARHSLEGRGGDHREAHNVYALGMARAAYEGLRELDPQERPFLFSRSGWAGMQRYGGTWSGDVATGWPGLRASLSLVMGLGLCGVPYSGPDVGGFDGSPSPELYLRWFQLGAYLPLFRTHASLRAGRREPWEFGDDVLEHARVALVERRRLLPYFMTLALLARRTGAPYVRPLWWAAPEDRALRDCEDAFMLGDCLLVAPVLDHGADRRAVQLPRGRWYDTVTEEAYEGPAQVLLDAPLSRIPVLARAGAVVPVRGDDGGLELEAWAPARGRVGGGLAVPDPGDGWDEPELERYVTRWEGQHVVVRRDGEGGAGKPEYPVRVRGLGAR; translated from the coding sequence ATGGACGGTCGTGACCTGGTGCGTTCGGTGAAGACGGTCGGTTCGACGGGGGCGGCCCAGGGCTTGCGTACCGTGCGGGCCGCATGGCGAAGGAGGCGTGCCGACGCCGCCGGGCTGCCGCGGCGGGGGGCCGAGCGTGCGCGGGTGCCCGGCCCGGTGGAGGGGGCGGAGCCGGGTCCCGGGGGTGGGATCGTCCGGTTCGCGCGGTCCGAGTTGCGGATCACGGTCGCGGTGAACGGGGCGGTGTTCTGGGGTTGGGACGGGGCCGCTCCGGAGCCGTCCTACGCGCTCGCGGGCCGTTGCCCGGAGCCGGACCCGCGGGCCGTCCTGGAGCCCGACAAGGACGGCGGCTGGCGGGTGGTGGCCGAACGGGTGACCGTCGTCGTCTCGCGGCACGGCGCCGTCGAGGTGCGAACCCCGGGTGGTGTGATCCTGCGCCGTGATCTGCCGCCCCGTTGGTGGGAACCGGTCGACGGGGGCGGGGCGCGGTGGATGCAGCGCTCTGAAGTGGCCGCCGACGCCCGGTTCTTCGGCCTGGGCGGGCGCGCGGCCGGTCCCAGGCTGCGTGACGGGACGTACCGGCTGTGGAACACGGATCCCGGGCACACGTTCGCGCCGGGCGACGATCCGCTGTACATCACGATGCCCGTGCAGATGGTGGTCTCCGACGCGGGTACGCATCTCGTGTTCCACGACACGTCCTGGGACGGCACGGTGCACCTGCGCGAGGGCGAGGAGGGCGCGGGGTCGGGGCACGACCGGGCGGGAACATGCGAGTTGCGGATGGACGGTGGCCCGCTGCGCTGCTGGTTGATGGTGGGCACCCCCGCGCGCGTGCTGCATGCCTGGGCCTCGCTCACCGGGGCGCCCGCGGTGCCGCCCGCGTGGGCTCTGGGGCACCATCACGCGCGCTGGGGCTTCGGCAGCGAGCAGGAGGTGCGGCGGATCGTCGCGGGCTATCAGGAGCGCGGTCTGCCGCTCGACGCGGTCCACCTGGACATCGATCACTACGACGCCCACCAGGTGTTCACGGTGGACCGGGAGCGCTTCCCCAAGCTGCCGGTGCTCGCCGAGGAGCTGCGCCGCGACGGCATCCGGCTGGTGTCGATCGTCGACCCGGCGGTCAAGTCCGAGCCGGGCAACGCGGTGTACGACAGCGGTCTCGCCGAGGACGCCTTCGTGCGGGACGGCTCGGGCCGGCTTGTGCGGGGAGTCACATGGCCCGGGGAGTCGGTCTATCCGGACTTCACGCACGCGCGTGTGCGGGAGTGGTGGGGCGGCCTCTACGAGGAGCGGCTGGCGCAGGGGTTCGCGGGTTTCTGGCACGACATGAACGAGCCGACGTCGTTCACGGCGTTCGGGGAGTCGACGCTGCCGAGGTCGGCCCGGCACTCCCTGGAGGGACGCGGCGGCGACCATCGTGAGGCGCACAACGTGTACGCCCTGGGCATGGCCCGAGCCGCGTACGAGGGCCTGCGCGAACTGGATCCCCAGGAGCGGCCGTTCCTCTTCTCGCGCTCCGGGTGGGCCGGGATGCAGCGCTACGGAGGGACCTGGTCCGGAGACGTGGCCACGGGCTGGCCCGGGCTGCGGGCCTCGCTGTCACTGGTGATGGGGCTCGGACTGTGCGGGGTTCCGTACTCGGGTCCCGATGTGGGCGGTTTCGACGGCAGCCCTTCTCCCGAGCTGTACCTGCGGTGGTTCCAGCTCGGCGCGTATCTGCCGCTGTTCCGTACGCACGCGAGTCTGCGGGCGGGTCGCCGGGAGCCATGGGAGTTCGGTGACGACGTACTGGAGCACGCGCGCGTGGCTCTCGTCGAGCGGCGGCGGCTGCTCCCGTACTTCATGACGCTGGCGCTGCTGGCGCGCCGCACGGGCGCACCCTATGTGCGGCCGCTGTGGTGGGCGGCACCGGAGGACCGGGCGCTCAGGGACTGCGAGGACGCCTTCATGCTGGGTGACTGCCTCCTTGTGGCACCGGTGCTGGATCACGGGGCCGACCGTCGTGCGGTGCAGTTGCCCCGGGGGCGTTGGTACGACACGGTCACCGAGGAGGCGTACGAGGGGCCGGCCCAGGTGTTGCTCGATGCCCCCTTGTCGCGGATTCCGGTGCTGGCGCGCGCGGGTGCCGTCGTGCCCGTCCGGGGCGACGACGGCGGTCTGGAGCTGGAGGCGTGGGCTCCGGCGCGCGGGCGTGTCGGGGGCGGGCTCGCCGTGCCGGACCCCGGCGACGGCTGGGACGAGCCCGAGCTCGAACGCTACGTGACGCGCTGGGAGGGGCAGCACGTGGTCGTGCGGCGGGACGGAGAGGGCGGAGCGGGCAAGCCGGAGTATCCGGTCCGGGTGCGGGGCCTCGGGGCGCGTTGA
- a CDS encoding NUDIX domain-containing protein: MSATPHPPADFAPDSHCSSCGAPYGEGNSGWPRTCAVCGGVAYRNPLPVAVALQPVYDDRGTALVVITRTIAPARGGIALPGGFIDHREDWRHAVVRELKEETGIDVPSREVRLADAMSSPAGHLLLFGLLPERPATELPPSAATDETEGWHLLRRPTELAFPLHTLAARAWFEGRYV, from the coding sequence GTGTCAGCAACCCCGCACCCACCCGCCGACTTCGCGCCGGACTCTCACTGTTCGAGCTGCGGAGCACCCTACGGAGAAGGCAACTCCGGCTGGCCCCGCACCTGCGCCGTCTGCGGCGGCGTGGCCTACCGCAATCCGCTGCCGGTCGCGGTGGCCCTGCAGCCCGTGTACGACGACAGGGGCACCGCCCTGGTCGTCATCACCCGGACCATCGCCCCCGCGCGCGGAGGCATCGCGCTGCCCGGAGGGTTCATCGACCACCGGGAGGACTGGCGGCACGCCGTCGTCCGGGAACTCAAGGAGGAGACGGGAATCGACGTGCCGAGCCGCGAGGTGCGGCTCGCCGACGCGATGAGCTCTCCCGCCGGTCACCTGCTGCTCTTCGGGCTCCTACCGGAGCGCCCCGCCACCGAACTGCCGCCGTCCGCCGCCACGGACGAGACCGAGGGCTGGCACCTGCTGCGCCGGCCCACCGAGCTCGCCTTCCCGCTGCACACCTTGGCGGCGCGCGCATGGTTCGAGGGACGGTACGTCTGA
- a CDS encoding M15 family metallopeptidase, with amino-acid sequence MTRLSTAVRGLVTTLAALLTVTAASATARATPQPKAPEDFVSLGSVDPTIIQEMRYFTPHNFVGERIDGYRQPICILTRPAAEALHKAQVTLLHEGYTLKVYDCYRPQRAVDHFVRWAQDLDDQAMKAEFYPQVDKTRLFEDGYIAEKSGHSRGSTMDLTIVRLPAKPTRPYVPGEPLAPCYAPQTERFPDNSVDMGTGFDCFDTLAHTLDPRIQGVQRANRQLLKSTLEDLGFVNLAEEWWHYTYKPEPYPDTYFDFPVSKKSLTSSP; translated from the coding sequence ATGACACGACTCTCCACCGCCGTACGCGGTCTGGTGACCACGCTCGCCGCCTTACTGACCGTGACCGCCGCTTCCGCCACCGCCCGGGCGACGCCCCAGCCGAAGGCACCCGAGGACTTTGTGTCCCTGGGATCCGTGGACCCGACGATCATCCAGGAGATGCGCTACTTCACGCCGCACAACTTCGTCGGCGAGCGCATCGACGGCTACCGGCAGCCGATCTGCATCCTCACCCGACCCGCCGCCGAAGCCCTCCACAAAGCTCAGGTGACACTGCTGCACGAGGGCTACACCCTCAAGGTGTACGACTGCTACCGGCCGCAACGCGCCGTCGACCACTTCGTGCGCTGGGCCCAGGACCTCGACGACCAGGCGATGAAGGCCGAGTTCTACCCGCAGGTCGACAAGACCCGCCTGTTCGAGGATGGTTACATCGCCGAGAAGTCCGGACACAGCCGCGGCTCGACGATGGACCTCACGATCGTGCGGCTCCCCGCGAAGCCGACCCGCCCGTACGTCCCCGGAGAACCCCTCGCGCCCTGCTACGCGCCCCAGACCGAGCGCTTCCCGGACAACTCCGTGGACATGGGGACCGGCTTCGACTGCTTCGACACCCTCGCGCACACGCTGGACCCACGCATCCAGGGCGTGCAGCGAGCCAACCGGCAGCTCCTGAAGAGCACCCTCGAAGACCTCGGATTCGTCAACCTCGCCGAAGAGTGGTGGCACTACACGTACAAGCCCGAGCCCTACCCCGACACGTACTTCGACTTCCCCGTGTCCAAGAAGTCACTGACTTCGTCCCCCTGA
- a CDS encoding Zn-ribbon domain-containing OB-fold protein: MVAGWFAGDGDDFRLLGTRCSACASVFFPREDAFCRNPGCRGGELTEVPLSRHGRVWSYTDSRYRPPSPYVTDPELSWEPYALIAVELESERLVVLGQTVPGITVSDLAVGMEVEVVPGVLNEDEETTWTTWHWRPTGVTA; this comes from the coding sequence GTGGTCGCCGGATGGTTCGCCGGGGACGGGGACGACTTCCGTCTCCTCGGCACACGCTGCTCCGCGTGCGCCTCGGTCTTCTTCCCCCGCGAGGACGCCTTCTGCCGAAATCCGGGATGCCGCGGCGGTGAGCTGACCGAGGTTCCGCTGTCCCGGCACGGTCGCGTCTGGTCGTACACCGACAGCCGGTACCGACCTCCGTCACCGTATGTGACCGATCCGGAACTCTCGTGGGAACCCTATGCGTTGATCGCTGTGGAGCTGGAATCCGAGCGGCTCGTCGTACTCGGTCAGACGGTTCCCGGGATCACCGTCTCCGACCTGGCGGTGGGCATGGAGGTGGAGGTCGTCCCCGGTGTGCTGAACGAGGACGAGGAGACGACCTGGACGACGTGGCACTGGCGGCCGACGGGGGTGACGGCATGA
- a CDS encoding lipid-transfer protein has translation MSGEVAVLGAGMHPWGKWGRGFVEYGVVAARAALADAGVDWRDIGSVVGADTVRAGYPGYVAGATFAKALGWQGARVTSVYAACASGAQAINAARAQILSGLADVVLVVGADAAPKGFFRPAGGDRPDDPDWLRFRVLGATNPTYFGLYARRRMAVHGDTLEDFAQVKVKNAALGALNPNARYRKRVMAEEVASSAVVADPLRLLDICATSDGGAALVLSSMDFARRHGAAAPVRIRAVSTVTPRYPNTVLDLPDIATDSAVAVEPAAGTFRASIARAAYEEAGIGPEDLSLAEVYDLSTALELQWYEDLGLCGEGEAAKLLREGATSLGGRIPVNVSGGLASFGEAIPAQAIAQVCELTWQLRGDAGDRQVESARVGITANQGLFGHGSSVVAVR, from the coding sequence ATGAGCGGTGAGGTGGCGGTGCTCGGCGCGGGCATGCACCCGTGGGGCAAGTGGGGGCGCGGATTCGTCGAGTACGGGGTCGTGGCGGCGCGTGCGGCGCTGGCCGACGCGGGGGTCGACTGGCGGGACATCGGCTCGGTCGTGGGCGCCGACACCGTGCGCGCCGGCTATCCGGGGTACGTGGCGGGAGCGACGTTCGCGAAGGCCCTGGGCTGGCAGGGAGCGCGGGTCACGAGTGTGTACGCCGCCTGTGCGTCGGGGGCGCAGGCCATCAACGCGGCGCGAGCGCAGATCCTTTCGGGCCTCGCGGACGTGGTCCTCGTGGTCGGCGCCGACGCTGCGCCCAAGGGATTCTTCCGTCCGGCGGGCGGGGACAGGCCGGACGATCCCGACTGGCTGCGGTTCCGGGTCCTCGGAGCGACGAACCCGACGTACTTCGGGCTGTACGCGCGGCGGCGGATGGCCGTGCACGGGGACACCCTGGAGGACTTCGCGCAGGTCAAGGTGAAGAACGCCGCCCTGGGGGCGCTGAACCCGAACGCGCGGTACCGCAAGAGGGTCATGGCCGAAGAGGTGGCGAGCTCCGCCGTCGTCGCCGACCCGCTGCGGCTGCTCGACATCTGTGCGACGTCCGACGGGGGCGCCGCCCTCGTACTGTCGAGCATGGATTTCGCACGACGGCACGGGGCGGCGGCCCCCGTACGGATCCGCGCGGTGTCGACGGTGACACCGCGCTACCCCAACACCGTGCTCGACCTCCCGGACATCGCCACGGACTCCGCCGTCGCCGTGGAACCCGCGGCCGGCACCTTCCGGGCCTCGATCGCGCGGGCGGCGTACGAGGAGGCGGGCATCGGCCCCGAGGACCTCTCGCTCGCCGAGGTGTACGACCTGTCCACGGCCCTGGAATTGCAGTGGTACGAGGACCTGGGGCTGTGCGGGGAGGGCGAGGCCGCGAAGCTGCTGCGGGAGGGTGCCACGTCGCTGGGCGGGCGCATACCGGTGAACGTCAGCGGCGGACTGGCCTCCTTCGGAGAGGCCATTCCGGCGCAGGCCATAGCCCAGGTGTGCGAGTTGACGTGGCAGCTGCGCGGGGACGCGGGCGACCGGCAGGTCGAGAGCGCGCGCGTGGGTATCACGGCGAACCAGGGGCTGTTCGGACACGGTTCGTCGGTCGTCGCCGTCCGCTGA
- a CDS encoding GGDEF domain-containing protein, whose amino-acid sequence MPSWTDTVRFAFQPVVNLTTGGVAALEILARPESGDILAQACRDPELDGRLAALAIRAAARRETMLPLHVNVFAGTLADLGRLAALRDAVREAGRLPWEVTIDIGPPYTHVPHQALLEAVSTVRSEGFRICADGVGDGDVPLRLLTDVAPELVKLDASLLARPAAVRAMRTLCEQLGALLSVEGVETELQCAAAVSAGAQLAQGELFAPPARLPVADVYVPALSPGVAAAPRSGPSVRQFVRPAALLPATASAGQVRALLTGSPDVSGVLLVDPSGIPVRSVHRSRFLLSMSGPYGHALYADRPAAKLGDPPRTVGADATAWEVLDVVADGERDRTSDDVAVVDHYGRCVGVVRLADLVRALSESRVEEAAGLNPLTRLPGSDAITGEVDRRIADGRTFALSWLDVDHFKQVNDGAGFAAGDELIRAVGRTLQHAASGTTRVGHIGGDDFLVLAEPESLGPLAGTVLDAPWSAGGRPVTLSLATVLCAPGSVTDHRQAAACLAPLKQAAKALSGASWVLGRAGLPGHEVLRGSGAERAQAG is encoded by the coding sequence GTGCCCTCCTGGACGGATACTGTCCGCTTCGCCTTCCAGCCGGTCGTCAACCTGACGACCGGAGGGGTTGCGGCGCTGGAGATACTCGCCCGTCCCGAATCCGGCGACATCCTGGCACAGGCCTGCCGCGACCCCGAACTCGACGGGCGGCTGGCGGCGTTGGCGATCCGCGCGGCGGCCCGCAGGGAGACGATGCTGCCGCTGCACGTGAATGTCTTCGCCGGGACACTGGCCGATCTCGGACGGCTCGCGGCGCTGCGCGACGCCGTGCGCGAGGCCGGTCGGCTGCCGTGGGAGGTGACGATCGACATCGGTCCGCCGTACACGCACGTGCCGCACCAGGCTCTGCTGGAGGCGGTGTCCACGGTGCGGAGTGAAGGTTTCCGGATCTGTGCGGACGGAGTGGGTGACGGCGACGTACCCCTGCGGCTGCTCACGGACGTCGCGCCCGAGCTGGTGAAGCTCGACGCGTCCCTGCTGGCGCGACCGGCGGCGGTCCGGGCGATGCGGACGCTGTGCGAGCAGTTGGGCGCGCTGCTGTCCGTGGAGGGCGTCGAGACGGAGCTGCAGTGCGCGGCCGCGGTGTCGGCGGGGGCGCAGTTGGCGCAGGGCGAGCTGTTCGCGCCGCCCGCACGGCTGCCCGTCGCGGACGTATACGTTCCGGCCCTCTCCCCCGGCGTCGCGGCGGCCCCCCGGTCGGGACCGTCGGTGCGGCAGTTCGTGCGGCCCGCCGCGCTGCTGCCCGCGACGGCCTCCGCGGGGCAGGTGCGGGCGCTGCTCACCGGGTCGCCCGACGTGTCCGGTGTGCTGCTCGTGGATCCTTCCGGGATCCCGGTCCGCTCGGTGCACCGGTCACGGTTCCTGCTGTCGATGTCGGGGCCGTACGGGCATGCCCTGTACGCCGACCGGCCGGCCGCCAAGCTCGGCGATCCGCCGCGTACGGTCGGCGCCGACGCGACCGCGTGGGAGGTCCTCGACGTGGTGGCGGACGGCGAGCGGGACCGTACGTCGGACGATGTCGCGGTCGTCGATCACTACGGGCGGTGCGTGGGGGTCGTACGCCTGGCCGATCTCGTACGAGCGCTCTCCGAGAGCCGGGTCGAGGAGGCGGCCGGGCTCAACCCGCTGACCAGGCTGCCCGGTTCGGACGCCATCACCGGCGAGGTGGACCGGCGGATCGCCGACGGCCGGACGTTCGCGCTCAGTTGGCTCGATGTCGATCACTTCAAGCAGGTCAACGACGGAGCGGGCTTCGCGGCGGGCGACGAGCTGATCCGGGCGGTCGGGCGGACGCTGCAGCACGCGGCTTCCGGGACGACCCGGGTGGGGCACATCGGCGGCGACGACTTCCTGGTCCTCGCGGAGCCGGAGTCTCTCGGCCCACTGGCCGGCACGGTACTCGACGCGCCCTGGTCGGCGGGCGGACGTCCCGTCACCTTGTCGCTGGCCACGGTCCTGTGCGCGCCGGGCAGCGTGACCGACCACCGACAGGCGGCGGCCTGCCTGGCACCGCTCAAGCAGGCCGCCAAGGCGCTGAGCGGGGCGAGTTGGGTGCTGGGGCGGGCGGGACTGCCGGGGCATGAGGTCCTGCGTGGTTCGGGGGCGGAGCGGGCACAGGCCGGTTGA